A window of candidate division KSB1 bacterium contains these coding sequences:
- a CDS encoding Trk system potassium transport protein TrkA translates to MKAVIVGGGIVGFQIAKKLVEIDANVVLIESDQVRAEYLSNHLDCLVINDEGNNIKVLRQAGISDADYFISMTNDDSVNLICCELADQGPYKIARVKNLDYASTERLKQNLRSIDLVVNPQAEAAEKIIHAVEHGAYSDVFSFISGRLRMRNLLITADSPFLGRSISDIKEQMPYDFLVAGIVRHDRFIVPTGDTQVKHEDNLYILASAGDIETIFDEIGVVKTGIRDILIIGGGKIGRQVAAHFMNAESPASSVLNRIVRPNGQTVKQREVRSIKIIERDYEKCKSLVKDFPSSMIINADISDESLFKEENLGRYDLIITATDRHELNVLSALYAKKMGVKRAISVANNLNYINMAIRLGIDVVVSPKNSIIDPIFKHIQTGVFKSVHSIADTEVDVIETFVKEKSRIAGKRVRDIHLPARSLILAVTRDGKNTIPDGGFIIESGDDLIVMSKEESVARLNKLFAEK, encoded by the coding sequence CGTGCTGAATATCTGTCGAACCATCTGGACTGCCTGGTGATCAATGACGAAGGTAACAATATAAAAGTGCTTCGCCAGGCCGGAATCAGCGATGCGGATTATTTTATCAGTATGACCAATGATGATTCCGTTAATCTGATCTGCTGCGAACTGGCGGATCAGGGGCCCTACAAGATCGCCCGGGTGAAAAATCTTGATTACGCCAGCACCGAGCGGCTGAAGCAAAATCTCCGTTCTATAGATCTGGTGGTCAATCCCCAGGCCGAAGCCGCGGAAAAGATCATTCATGCGGTGGAGCACGGCGCATACAGTGATGTGTTCAGTTTTATCAGCGGCAGACTGCGTATGCGCAATCTGTTAATCACGGCGGATTCCCCGTTTTTGGGCCGCAGTATCAGCGATATCAAGGAACAGATGCCCTATGATTTTCTTGTTGCCGGCATTGTGCGTCATGATCGATTTATTGTGCCCACCGGTGATACTCAGGTGAAACACGAGGACAATCTTTATATTCTGGCTTCTGCCGGGGATATTGAAACCATCTTTGATGAAATCGGCGTGGTCAAGACCGGCATCCGCGATATTCTCATCATCGGCGGCGGCAAGATCGGCCGTCAGGTCGCCGCTCATTTTATGAATGCGGAATCACCGGCGAGTTCCGTGCTCAACCGAATCGTCAGGCCAAACGGCCAAACCGTCAAACAACGTGAAGTGCGCTCGATCAAAATCATTGAACGTGACTATGAAAAGTGTAAATCGCTGGTCAAGGATTTTCCCTCGTCCATGATCATCAATGCGGATATCTCGGATGAATCTTTGTTCAAAGAAGAAAATCTGGGTCGTTATGACCTGATCATCACAGCCACTGATCGTCACGAACTGAATGTACTGTCTGCGCTTTATGCTAAAAAAATGGGGGTTAAACGCGCCATCAGTGTCGCAAATAATCTGAATTATATTAATATGGCCATCCGTCTGGGGATCGATGTGGTTGTCAGTCCTAAAAATAGTATTATCGATCCTATTTTTAAACACATTCAGACCGGCGTGTTCAAGAGTGTACACAGTATCGCAGACACCGAAGTCGATGTGATTGAGACTTTTGTCAAGGAAAAAAGCAGAATTGCCGGAAAACGCGTTCGCGATATTCACCTGCCCGCCCGGTCTCTGATTCTGGCTGTGACCCGTGACGGAAAAAATACAATACCGGATGGTGGTTTTATAATCGAGTCAGGCGATGATCTGATTGTGATGAGCAAAGAAGAGTCGGTGGCACGCCTGAACAAACTGTTTGCGGAGAAATAG